From Aegilops tauschii subsp. strangulata cultivar AL8/78 chromosome 5, Aet v6.0, whole genome shotgun sequence:
tacTAGAAACGTGAATATTTTTTCAGGAACCTAATTTTGTAAAAGAACAGGAAAAAATACAAAAATTTAGaaaaatatgaaaatataaaaacgagaaaagaaaaaaaatgaaaaaagaagaagaattaACTAATCAGAAAGCCTTAAGAAATACAGAAAAAAAACATCCATCACCGTGTTTATGTCGGTAGCTTGACACATAACTCTCATAAAAAACCTACTACTTGTGCAGATGCATTTTTGTGATGGAAACATATTTATTCTTTTTTTAACCGGAGAAAGGCAGAAGTAGGCCGGCCCATAAGGCGCAACAGGCCTGGGCGATTTCGTAGCGTACGGGAACACAATTCGGAGAGCATCGACAAATAAATATTCACACTCGCTGTCCGAGCACTGTTTCTTCCCCGGTTGGGAAAAAACGAGACTTTTCCTGCGACTCGCCGCCctacgccgcgccgccgccgaggggACGCCAAGCCTCCGGCTGAAGGAACTCTGAGCCCGCAGGACGCGATTCGACCCCGCCTTCCCATCGGTAAGGGCCTATTTTTGTTTTCATCTTCCTTTTTTAGTAGACGAGAAACCAGATCCCCTTCTGCAGCAGTAGTTTCACCCCAGATTAGATCCGAGCTGTTTGATTCCATCAGTTGAATGAGATAGATAAGACTGATAGCAGTGGTTTTCTTGCTGTGATTTTTGCCATGTGTTGATTGCATCTCAGACCTCGATTTTTTTTAGGGTATCTCAGACCTCGATTGGGCGCTGAAGATGCGTAGGAGCAGGGGGGAGGATATCATGCCGGGGGAGGTCAGTgagagcaggaggaggaggagaggggaaCACATGGCCACTGCAAGAGATGATTGCGGGGCATCGCTTCCGTACGAGATGATCATAGAGGTTCTGCAGTGGCTCCCAGTCAAATCCGTCTTCCGCTTCAAGGCAGTGTGCCGCTCCTGGGCTGCGCTGCTCTCCTCGGATGAATTCCGCCGCCTCCACATGTCAGCAGCCAAGGCTGCAAAGCGGCGGGCACCACCAGCCAAGCTGCTATACATCTCGCCGACCGCCACATTCGACTCCACCGCGGTCTACTCGTGCTCCttctcgccatcatcatcatcgggctGCCCCAGAGATCACGGGGACCTACTGTTCACCATCGACGGTGCCCGTGGCAACTATGTGGAGGTAGTGACGCCCGCGCCGTGCCATGGCCTCACCCTTCTCTACGATGCTCTCGACACAGCCTACTACATCTGCAATGCGGCCACACGGGCAGCCACGCGTCTGCCGCCTTCTACCAGCGTAGCATGCAGCTCCAGTGCTGGCCTGGGGTTTGATGCCCTCACAGACGAGCACAAGGTGGTGAGGTTGATGAATGGGATGTTTTATCAAAAGGACTTGGACTCTGTGAGGTGTGAGGTGTACACGCCTGGAGGCCCCTTTATGGATCGCTGCTGGAGGCCGGCTGCCAGAGGAGTACCCTCCAGCTTGCATAAATTTGCACGCGCTGCTGTTCGTAATGCGTCAGTCAACAAATTATCTCCCGTGTTTGCCAACGGTTGCCTGCACTGGTTGATGAGACCTTCCTCTTTCATCACGACTCCAAGTGTTGCCATCGTGTCCTTTTCGGTTGCAGAGGAGACCTTCACATGTCTCCGGTCACCGCCCTTCTGGGTACCAGGAACGCCGCCGACCTCCAGGTGTTCCTCATCAGGAGAGCAACTAGTGGAGATCGATGACCAATTATGTTTGGTTCGCAACAGAATTCCTCATGGTAGTAATACTTTGGAGATCTGGAAGCTGCTGGACTATAGCTCTGGTGACTGGTTACTGGATCATCGAATTAATTTGTCGGGGCACCTGGCAACAAATTTGCGTCAGTCACAAATTCTGAGAGTTATTGGATCCTTTTGCAGTTATAGGTCGCCAAGGAAGAAAATAATCATCACCACTAGCATGCACAAGATTTTCGATAAGTATCAGAAAATGGTTCACACCTATGACCCCAGGTCTGAGGCTCTGGAAACCATTCTTTCGATCACAGAGACACACTCAACTCCACAATATGGGTGCCCTAGTTCAAGATTCAGTTTCGTTCAAGAGACCCTTGCTCCCGTGCATACAGCAGATGAGGAGATAGCCTTGTCATCTGACCTGGCTAAGGCGACTAGAGAGGTCCTACTCCGCCTCCCAGCTAAATCAGCCATACAGTCCAAATTTGTCTGCAAACGGTGGTTCAGATTGATTGAGAGTAAAAACTTCATTCAGTCATATTTTCAGCATAAGAACATAGGCAAAAGGCCTAAAGTCATGCTTGTGGTCAAGAGCACTGGACGATTGGGCTTCAGTTTTGCTCCATTGAATAAATGCCTCCAAGAAGCTCCTAGTCACAGTACATTGCTTGATACAAAGGTGGTTTGCTCCAAGCCTTGCCATGGGCTGAACTTGGTAAGCACCGATACGAACGACTATCTCTGCAATCCATGTACAGGTTTCCACAGGGCCTACTCTAACCTGGGGCCAAATTTGCACCTACGCTCGAGAATGCCTAAAACAGAAGAGCATGCTTTTACAGTCGGCAATAAAAATGTTGGCTTGACTTTCAACCCTTTGACTCGTGAACATGTTATCGTGGAAATCTTCTATCACCAGAAGGACTTTGAATCTCGTCAGTATGACATGTCATGCGCGTTACACTGGTGTAACACTCCGAATGCTGCCCAACAGCACTCGGTACCACCTCTGCCTGTGAATGATATGCCACCGGCCTATGTTGAAGGAATGTTGTATTGGATGAATGAACCAAGGTTGGGACAGAGCTGCGAATGGACCATTGTCTCTTTCAACCTTGCTACAAGTACTTTCGATGTCGTCCGGTGCCCTTTGTGGTTTGCAAGATGGAGTAGCAGAAACCGCTGTCGTGCATTTGTTGTTGAGCTTGAGGGAGTGTTATGTGCTGTTCTAGCAGATCCAGTTGCAGACAAATTAGATGTATGGAAGCTAGAGCATGGCCAATGGGGCAGAGCATACACAATTCACCTGGAAGCATGCCCTGGCTATTCCCTCAAGACAAGCGTTGTGGTGCCATTAGCTGTTGATCCCGATCATGGGAGGATCCTGCTCAATACTGGTAGGAAAATAGGTCTATATGATCCAGTAGAGCAAACAATTCAAAATCTGTATTCACTTGATCAGGTGCCGGTTGCCAGTAGTGCACACCTTAAGTTTCTTGATATGCCTTCAACTTCATCAGGGGATAGTTTGACATGCTCCGAAGAAGAGTCAGTGGCGGAGACAAATAGAATGGACTCTAACTTGATTCCTTCTGTTCCTATGTTATATGAGGAGAGCCTGGCATGTTACTCCTTTGTGCGCAAAGCAAACTGCTTGTGGTGAGACATTTTCAAGGCACCTACTCTGCCTTTTTGTATGAAATATTTATGGGTAATATCTTGCCTGCATGTTGGCGAACTGAAACACCAAACTTGGACAATGTATATAGTATGAAACCTTTTTAGCGTGTTAACTGGTTACTGTCTGTCTGATATTCCTATTACTGTGAAGTATATCATTTCTCTTTCGAAATATAATGATGCTTTCCTGACGTTTATATTATCAGCGCAAACAAGAGGATGATGATATCTGTTGCCCTTACAAATATTTCTGATAATGTATTGTTATGTTTGTTGTTTGCCTGATCTGCTATTTTGCTTTACGGGAGAGGAGTCGTGTTCATTTGTCATTACACTAATAAATATCACTGTTTATTTGTTTAAGAGTGAATTCCGGTTTTTACCCTCTATTTTGACATTTTTGACACCAATTACCCCATTTAGCGGGATTTCATCCGTTTTACCCCATTTAGCAAAAGTGTTGCCACAATTTACCCTGTTTTAAATTTTTTGTGCGTTCTGACCGGCCAGCAAGCCACCTCGACAGTTTTTTCCTGCCTATTTTTCTCCCTACTCAACTCGTTTCCAGTTTGAAGTATTTTGATGGGACAACTATACTTGATCAGCATGGCATATTACCATTGAATAAATTGTTGAAGAAATTGTTACTGATATAATTTGAAATCGTGTATATTTTTCTTCAGTTATCATATAAGGCCTTAAGTATGCATCGTTCTATGGACTAGATTAAAGTATACCATTTTACTAACTCTGATAAACCTACATATTTAAATATCTAGGTAGCAGATATATTCCGGAAGAGTGTTAATACATGCACAAGTGACAGCATCTGTTGCTGCTTGCTAGCTGTAAAGGAATTTTGGATCTTTGTATCTTACAATGCATGCTGAAACATGTGTATTTACCTTATTAGAGTAGATTATGATTTATTATGATTGCAGCCagtaattcatttttatttttcttgcaCAAAGCGGATGGCAACTAAGATGTGGAGAGTTAGGCATATTTTACATGTCCGTGGATAAAAGAATCCAAAGTCAGACATGATTGAGAGGGATTTCATTAGTTATCTTGATATAAAGGAGAAGATCGAGGAGTTGGGTTCCAACCCTTGGGACAACGTTTATTATCAGAAGAAGTTGCCAACAGGAACTCCATGGTTGAGTTAACAAATGATGCAGGCATGATGAACATGCTATAGGAAATTGATGCCTATACGGAAGTCGGTTTGCATGTTTGATTGGGGGCGAACAACGCAAACGAGAAGCCATGGGAGGCGAGCGTGGTGGGCGGCCGACTTGGGCGTTGTGCGTTGGATGTGACGCGAGCTACCGCCATCAGGCCGAGCCGGTCGGGAGAAGCTGAGCGGCCCGGTTCAGCAGTCAGGAAAATGGCCAGGAAAAACCACTAACGTGGCATGCCAGTTGGACCTAACAATTGTGACTGACCGGTCAGAATGCTCACAATAATTTAAACAGGGTAAATTGTGTCAATTTTTTTATTAAATAAGGTAAAACGGATAAAATTTCGCTAAATAGGGTAATTAGTGTCAAAAATGTCAAAATAGGGGTAAAAAACGGAATTCACTCTTTGTTTAACTGCGTTGATTATTGATCTTGTGTTGGTCCTGAAAAACATGTCGAGTACTTTATCTTCGAGTACTTTATCTTCGTGTAGAGCACCGATCATTAATTATGATGTACGAGCTCTGTTATTTGAAGAGATTCAGAGATAGCTCATAAAATGGTTTGGCAGATAACTCCGATGGCCTGGATCTACCTCATACACTATTAACCATTTGCAATTTACTGTTTTAGCTCTAATGGCCAACCACTCCGGTGGTTAACTGATGCCTATATAGCAGCTAGGCTGTGGCCAGGGTTTGCCGCAggatcctcccccccccccccccccaggcgctaATGATTGAGACACATAATGGTAATGCTGTAACACAAAAAAGACAAGCTATCAAGAGACACAAGAAATAGCACCACAATTATGGGTGCCGCCGCATGATTCTCCTGCTCCGTGAAGAGATCACTGATTCACCGGCCGTGGACACCAAGGTCGACGTGTTTGTTTAAGCGTAGGGGGTGGGTGGGAGCTAAGGGGAGGTCATACGGTCGAATGAGAGATTAGCGGCGGCAGAGATGTATGTTGTAGCGCCCATATCTGGCAACGGTCGGCACCCCTGAAGCTGCTCGACAAACGAGTGTCGTGTCCATGTCGGCATCGCTATGGTAGGGATGGCGAGTGGGAAATGAAATCAGAGCTAGACGAAGAGGTCGAGATTGCTTTAGGGTCAAGGGTGAGGAGCTCTACTTGTCCCAGATAACAGAGTTAGCCCAACTGATTCAAAATAACTTGCTGCTTTTTGGAGAACGGATGAAGGAAGGAACATTACAAGCAAAAATATGTGtactttgctgcacttttgctCTGATTTATAGTTTATTGGATCAACATTTGTAGAAATGTAGCCAGCAAGGACAACAAAATAGAGAATAGATGGAGTTATTGGATGCAACAGGCGTCAAAAGTCATGCTCGTGTTCTTTTGAAAAGGTACATGTAAGTCTTACTAACATAGCATTATTTTGCACCATTTATTGATTATTATATTAATTACGAGAAAATGAATGCAACTCAAGCAAAATGGGTATCCTCTGGAAAGTAGATTTAGCGAATAACAAGTGTGATACTGACGACGTGCTCCTAAGGCGACTGCTCGTAGAGATGAAGTGTTCATTGAAACACACACGTGCAAGACATAGgctgaagaaaaaaaattgtaAGTATTTTGAATTGAAACACACCTTTATGTTTCGAAGTTGTCAATTATCAAAAGGGGATTTACCAAAGTTGCAAGGCATCACCATGAAACCAAGATGTATGTACGGGGACATCAGAAGTTAGAAAACCTGAAAGATAACACAGAGATATAGCTTCACAACTCAAACTATGGTCATATTTGTTATTCCTGACTTGGTGACATCAGAACAAAAATAAATCATTGCTTATCATATTTTTTATTTTGTATGAAAACATAGAATAATATTCGAATAAGCGTCTAGAACTATTAATAGACCATCCACGAAGGTGACCTCTTGTCGCATGTATTAGTAAAGGAGAAGAATGAGTATGTCAGGTGTATAGGTCTAGGGTGTTAAGAAAAGGTGTATAGGTCTAGGACCAAGTCCTGCAGCTTTGGGCATGtacttagagcatctccactcgcGCCCCCAACGGCCCCACAGGGCAAGTTTTTTCATGCCGGCGCCGAAAAACCctccagtcgcgcccccaggatGCCGAAATTCGTCGGCTCGGCCCATTTTTTGACCCGGCAATCTCAGGCCAAAACCAGCGCATTGGGGGGCGCTTGGGGGCTCCGGCGGAAGGAAAAACCGCGCCTGGGCCACCACTGTCAGGTGGAAAAGCATCTTGCACTTTCAGATTCACCCCCTCGCACGCACGCCCTTCTGCCGCCGTGCCGATCCCGGCACCGCCTACCCACCCACCGCCGCTAGAAAGGCCATTCCCCCGCCAGAAAAGAGGGGTTCGCCGTGGCAGCCTCCCCCTCGCTCCTGGGTGAGCTTTCCGGCGCTCCGGCCACGCAGGGTGGGAATACCGGCGACTGCGCGCCTACCACGCCCGCCAGATGTCCCGCGATTTGTCTACTCAGCGATGgactcggacgacgaggaggcgctcgcggcgctgctggaggaggaagccgatgccgACGCCCAAGACGATGAGCATCTCATGGTCCTCGCCGCTCTGGCCAGCCTGTTCGCGAGCAATGCAAAGCCGCGACATCTCAtggcttgcaggaaggatgtcgagcgggcatttggtgtgctccaatcttgATTTTCTCCActcagacctggtcgaaagatcaaattTGGGAGGTCATGACTTGCTATGACATCTTGCATaacatgatcattgagagcgAGCAAGAAGAGCCAGTGTTTCACACTGAACCATATtacaggcagggtcctcttgcccaagttgatcaccagctaccggcaacctggactgccttCCTCAATATGCGTCAGGAGAACCGAGATCCACAGGTGCATCAACAACTGCAGCAagatctggtggagcacctatggaggctcaagggcaacgcctagctcgacgtgtgatgaaatatgagtttttgtttgttgaactatttgttgAATTATATGATTTGTATTGATTTGtatttgattttctgtgatgaactatgtgataaaaaatAGATTCTGTTGAATTTGTGCCAAAGCACGCCGAATATGGGCCGAAATTGGTCCAATTTGCGCCGATAATGGGCCAATTTGCTCCCAAAGTGGGTCGAAATCGACGCCTGGGGCCGACCTTGGGGGGTGTGTGTGTGCCAGGGGGGGGGGCTAGGAACCCGAGCCTCCCACGCAGATTTTTCCATCGACGCGCCCCCAGGCGGCGCTATTTCAAGCCCCTGGGgggccgaacggctggagatACTCTTAACCAACCGTTCTTCAATACAAGTTACTTGAGCAAAAAAagaaatgctaggttgaagc
This genomic window contains:
- the LOC109735230 gene encoding uncharacterized protein, with the protein product MRRSRGEDIMPGEVSESRRRRRGEHMATARDDCGASLPYEMIIEVLQWLPVKSVFRFKAVCRSWAALLSSDEFRRLHMSAAKAAKRRAPPAKLLYISPTATFDSTAVYSCSFSPSSSSGCPRDHGDLLFTIDGARGNYVEVVTPAPCHGLTLLYDALDTAYYICNAATRAATRLPPSTSVACSSSAGLGFDALTDEHKVVRLMNGMFYQKDLDSVRCEVYTPGGPFMDRCWRPAARGVPSSLHKFARAAVRNASVNKLSPVFANGCLHWLMRPSSFITTPSVAIVSFSVAEETFTCLRSPPFWVPGTPPTSRCSSSGEQLVEIDDQLCLVRNRIPHGSNTLEIWKLLDYSSGDWLLDHRINLSGHLATNLRQSQILRVIGSFCSYRSPRKKIIITTSMHKIFDKYQKMVHTYDPRSEALETILSITETHSTPQYGCPSSRFSFVQETLAPVHTADEEIALSSDLAKATREVLLRLPAKSAIQSKFVCKRWFRLIESKNFIQSYFQHKNIGKRPKVMLVVKSTGRLGFSFAPLNKCLQEAPSHSTLLDTKVVCSKPCHGLNLVSTDTNDYLCNPCTGFHRAYSNLGPNLHLRSRMPKTEEHAFTVGNKNVGLTFNPLTREHVIVEIFYHQKDFESRQYDMSCALHWCNTPNAAQQHSVPPLPVNDMPPAYVEGMLYWMNEPRLGQSCEWTIVSFNLATSTFDVVRCPLWFARWSSRNRCRAFVVELEGVLCAVLADPVADKLDVWKLEHGQWGRAYTIHLEACPGYSLKTSVVVPLAVDPDHGRILLNTGRKIGLYDPVEQTIQNLYSLDQVPVASSAHLKFLDMPSTSSGDSLTCSEEESVAETNRMDSNLIPSVPMLYEESLACYSFVRKANCLW